A part of Dreissena polymorpha isolate Duluth1 chromosome 13, UMN_Dpol_1.0, whole genome shotgun sequence genomic DNA contains:
- the LOC127856202 gene encoding uncharacterized protein LOC127856202 → MLDMVLDTHGRGESTCSIHADNCPGQNKNRYLIGYFTWRVMTGRHDVIEYHIQIPGHARCLVDSGFGHLKKLYRRSNIETMDSLTQMVNMSSASNEAVRYPAWNWRDWKGFLSRLFCPVPAIRQYQYFRMTTEEPGVVTMRTRVGCPEVKVTVTMDGVHILYQQPQIVEAKGLSRNR, encoded by the exons ATGCTGGATATGGTGCTAGACACCCACGGGCGTGGTGAATCGACATGCTCCATCCATGCGGATAATTGTCCag GTCAGAACAAGAACCGCTACCTCATTGGCTATTTCACATGGCGTGTGATGACCGGCAGACATGACGTGATAGAATACCACATCCAAATACCAGGACATGCCAGGTGTCTGGTTGACAGTGGATTTGGGCATTTAAAGAAACTTTACAG GAGGTCGAACATTGAGACAATGGACTCATTGACCCAGATGGTGAATATGTCCTCAGCATCCAATGAAGCAGTGAGGTATCCGGCATGGAACTGGCGGGATTGGAAAGGGTTTTTGTCCCGACTGTTTTGTCCTGTACCAGCGATAAG acaatatcAGTACTTCCGCATGACGACGGAAGAGCCAGGTGTGGTCACAATGCGCACGAGAGTCGGATGTCcagaggtcaaggttacagtgactatGGATGGCGTCCATATTCTATACCAACAACCGCAGATTGTAGAGGCCAAAGGACTCAGCCGAAACAGATAG